Proteins found in one Sporosarcina sp. FSL K6-3457 genomic segment:
- a CDS encoding exonuclease domain-containing protein, translated as MEKYYKEKNIDELVQVNEFVSVKGKMIGDLTVKTWKNGEGENIIFVLNDGVRNLKCIIFANYRDYRKESLDMIKSYFVKGHFYALKGEMSLDVTFTNFNVTSCGIGNTNAPTMQLKIDAYEDITGKVGSRLDTDEIGRVEFKVISQYSTMQSITKEAAAIELTNRFNYRGLGFVEKGTVRGFPLIEQQFNQYKRVMVDKYKNNPSEANRRNVENIESMKLFYGVDFLISQNRYLHYLVNDEKLHEKNSEIIGENFLRNTKYLVFDIETTGILPFVHEIIEIGAVVVENGEVVKEFNKLIKPKNQISQRISNLTNITNKMVGQCEDEETALKQFYDFISDDEYVLVGHNARDFDLNFINVRSRMHKLDEKLNDFLLIDTMYLSKYVEEEVLHKQSKRKNYSLKGMLKKYGIKIENHHRAISDSLSTFKLFNKLLEEMSVNHKKLVECNEPLKSQLDTRFPQMVTLYALNREGMTFLNQLSSKVNTDTENRVLSWADVNVKGDRENILVVSNGFYCKDIFENLLNGKFTESVLDHYDVIGFNSPYSNHYYEDVPVETLKQLMKIVDNVCQKKNKTVISLGEVLCLHKYEEKYIDMLWFDNRAKVFLDKNLTIIRQYFDNKIQNGLPFSDMEKELYSKFIQGELKGDDLLNINIEGLKLKVEGGRFHPYIQNKELPRNNVYYKTTKELLLEFDFLGEERSREIVSTNTIQLLNRFSSFEVVPTHPLVKPRMLEGNEKEKMQQVIDRRLVELYGANVHEAVQERLALELEMVFKGGYEVVFYGSHLLVEESKRKGYLVGSRGSVGSMLLAYVLGISEVNPLPPHYQCETCREVEFCEAKTVLCGLDLPVIQCACGGLLKGNGFDIHWSSFMGYNGEKTPDVDLNFSSEVQKHIIDYITGLFGEGNIVRAGTISKLAEGKSKKIIWEYHKAKGNIAVETLMNRYENDASYFYELDEEGNLHPTDYIHFDEDNRNVLYIEKLKQGDNDEQLVEILTFDFDSLVFQETLDFLNGVAFSSGQHPGGMLVIPSELDVNYYSGITNSKDGYDAENITLQSEYKPFEDAILKFDILSQDDSTRLYYLEKETGVSVATINMYDANVIQEFALGHTEMISEFNTRYSTNVTMQVQPRNFSDLIAISGLTHGEGLWDDNAEVLLKEGKAISELITSRENFKKLLMHYGIEESLSNRIVEFIRKGKLHSEKNKATNLIEWQSYEQVLHEYQVERWLIESMKKVKYLYPLAHAAAYVINAYRLAWYKKYYPIAFAKVMINLSLADKKVEKTIFLMDSEQIDGLIRKYENPRTYYTLPTKIKGSAAEMYLMRWLFDNRIELLKADLDKSDTEKAVIEDGKIRLPLKLMPSKNK; from the coding sequence TTGCGGTATAGGCAACACCAACGCTCCTACAATGCAATTAAAAATAGATGCATATGAAGATATTACTGGAAAAGTTGGGAGTAGATTAGATACCGATGAAATAGGACGAGTAGAATTTAAAGTAATTAGCCAATATTCTACAATGCAAAGTATTACCAAAGAGGCAGCAGCAATAGAACTAACCAATAGATTTAATTATCGGGGGCTAGGCTTTGTAGAAAAAGGAACGGTGAGAGGGTTTCCTTTGATTGAGCAGCAGTTTAATCAATATAAAAGGGTTATGGTGGACAAATATAAGAACAATCCTAGTGAAGCAAATCGAAGGAATGTAGAGAATATCGAAAGTATGAAGCTATTTTACGGTGTCGATTTTTTAATCAGCCAAAATAGATACCTGCATTATTTAGTAAACGATGAGAAATTGCATGAGAAAAACAGTGAGATTATCGGTGAGAACTTTTTGAGAAATACTAAATATCTAGTATTTGATATAGAAACGACAGGTATTTTACCATTTGTTCATGAAATTATTGAAATAGGAGCAGTAGTGGTTGAGAACGGTGAAGTTGTAAAGGAATTTAACAAATTGATTAAGCCAAAAAATCAAATCAGCCAAAGAATCAGTAACCTCACAAATATCACCAATAAAATGGTAGGGCAATGTGAGGACGAAGAAACGGCATTAAAACAGTTTTATGATTTTATTAGTGATGATGAGTATGTGCTGGTCGGGCATAACGCTAGAGATTTCGATTTAAATTTTATTAATGTGAGAAGCAGAATGCATAAACTTGATGAAAAGTTGAATGATTTTCTATTAATTGACACCATGTATTTAAGTAAATATGTTGAGGAAGAAGTATTGCATAAGCAAAGTAAGCGTAAAAATTATAGCTTGAAGGGTATGTTGAAAAAATATGGTATTAAAATTGAAAATCATCATAGAGCTATTTCCGATAGCTTGTCTACGTTTAAATTATTTAATAAGTTGCTAGAGGAAATGTCAGTTAATCATAAAAAATTGGTGGAATGTAATGAGCCATTAAAAAGCCAGCTAGATACGAGGTTTCCGCAAATGGTCACACTCTATGCGTTAAATAGGGAAGGTATGACATTCCTTAATCAGTTAAGTAGTAAGGTAAATACCGATACAGAGAATCGAGTGTTAAGCTGGGCCGATGTGAATGTTAAAGGCGACAGAGAGAATATTTTGGTCGTGAGTAATGGCTTTTATTGTAAGGATATATTTGAGAATCTATTGAATGGAAAATTTACCGAAAGTGTTTTAGACCATTATGATGTGATTGGTTTCAACAGTCCTTATAGCAATCACTACTATGAAGATGTACCAGTAGAAACGTTAAAGCAATTAATGAAAATTGTTGATAATGTATGCCAAAAGAAAAATAAAACGGTTATCAGCTTAGGAGAGGTCTTGTGTCTTCATAAGTACGAAGAAAAATATATAGATATGCTGTGGTTTGATAATCGGGCAAAGGTGTTTTTGGATAAAAATCTAACAATTATCCGCCAATACTTCGATAATAAAATTCAAAATGGACTACCATTCAGCGATATGGAGAAAGAATTGTATAGCAAGTTTATTCAAGGTGAGTTGAAAGGTGATGATTTGTTAAACATCAACATTGAAGGCTTAAAACTCAAAGTAGAGGGAGGGAGATTCCATCCATATATTCAAAATAAGGAGCTACCTAGAAATAATGTCTATTATAAAACCACTAAAGAATTGCTACTTGAATTTGATTTTTTAGGCGAGGAAAGAAGTAGGGAAATTGTTTCAACAAATACCATTCAGCTTTTAAATAGGTTCTCGTCTTTCGAGGTAGTGCCTACACACCCGTTAGTCAAGCCAAGAATGCTAGAGGGCAATGAGAAGGAAAAAATGCAACAGGTGATAGATAGAAGGCTGGTAGAGTTATACGGCGCAAATGTCCATGAAGCCGTACAGGAAAGATTGGCATTGGAGCTAGAGATGGTCTTTAAAGGTGGCTACGAGGTCGTTTTTTACGGTAGTCACTTATTAGTAGAGGAAAGTAAAAGAAAAGGTTATTTGGTAGGTAGTCGGGGCAGTGTAGGCAGCATGTTATTAGCTTATGTATTAGGCATAAGCGAGGTCAATCCATTACCGCCGCATTATCAATGTGAAACGTGTAGGGAAGTTGAATTTTGCGAAGCTAAAACGGTTCTATGCGGTTTAGATTTACCCGTCATACAATGCGCTTGTGGTGGCTTATTAAAGGGGAATGGCTTTGACATACATTGGAGTAGCTTTATGGGTTATAACGGCGAGAAGACGCCTGACGTTGATTTAAACTTCAGTAGTGAGGTTCAAAAGCATATCATTGATTATATTACGGGGCTGTTTGGTGAAGGTAACATCGTTCGGGCTGGAACGATTAGTAAGCTTGCGGAAGGTAAAAGTAAAAAAATCATTTGGGAATACCACAAAGCTAAAGGAAATATTGCTGTTGAAACTTTAATGAATAGATACGAGAACGATGCCAGTTATTTTTATGAATTGGACGAGGAAGGCAATTTACATCCAACCGATTATATTCATTTTGATGAAGATAACCGAAACGTTCTCTATATAGAGAAATTAAAACAAGGGGATAATGACGAGCAATTAGTAGAAATATTGACGTTTGATTTTGATAGCTTGGTTTTTCAAGAAACTTTGGATTTTCTAAATGGTGTAGCTTTTAGTAGCGGTCAGCATCCAGGAGGGATGTTAGTCATTCCATCCGAGCTAGATGTCAATTATTATAGTGGCATTACCAATAGTAAAGATGGCTATGATGCTGAAAATATCACATTGCAATCCGAGTATAAACCGTTTGAAGATGCGATATTGAAATTTGATATTTTAAGCCAAGATGATAGCACAAGGTTGTATTACTTAGAAAAAGAAACGGGTGTAAGTGTAGCTACAATAAATATGTATGATGCTAATGTTATTCAGGAATTTGCGTTAGGACATACGGAAATGATTAGTGAATTTAACACAAGATATTCCACCAACGTAACAATGCAAGTCCAGCCACGGAATTTTAGTGACTTGATAGCTATTAGTGGTTTAACACACGGAGAGGGCTTATGGGACGATAATGCCGAGGTGCTACTAAAAGAGGGTAAGGCGATTAGTGAGCTGATTACAAGCCGAGAAAACTTTAAAAAGCTGTTAATGCACTATGGTATTGAAGAATCGTTGAGTAACAGAATAGTAGAGTTTATTCGGAAGGGAAAATTGCATAGTGAGAAAAATAAAGCTACAAATCTAATCGAATGGCAATCATACGAACAAGTTTTACATGAATATCAAGTTGAGAGATGGCTTATCGAGAGTATGAAAAAGGTTAAATACTTGTACCCTCTAGCTCATGCTGCTGCTTATGTAATTAATGCATATAGATTAGCTTGGTACAAAAAATATTATCCGATTGCATTTGCTAAGGTCATGATTAATTTATCGTTAGCTGATAAAAAGGTTGAGAAAACCATCTTTTTAATGGATAGCGAGCAAATTGATGGCTTGATTCGCAAGTATGAAAATCCGAGAACGTATTACACACTTCCTACTAAAATAAAAGGAAGTGCGGCAGAGATGTATTTAATGCGCTGGTTGTTCGATAACCGTATCGAGCTATTAAAAGCAGACTTGGACAAGTCTGATACGGAAAAAGCTGTTATTGAAGATGGGAAGATACGTTTACCATTAAAGCTGATGCCGAGTAAAAATAAGTGA